In Pristis pectinata isolate sPriPec2 chromosome 11, sPriPec2.1.pri, whole genome shotgun sequence, the following proteins share a genomic window:
- the LOC127576237 gene encoding rho-related GTP-binding protein RhoG-like: MVTIKVMLLGSELVGKTSLIVCLTTRIFPRDSLPTVFDTFSTQITVNERTVVLNVWDTAPQEEHRLSVRQFYYPLTDVFIICFSIGDPASFERVWSDWYSEVHRLRPNAPVLLVGTKKDLRHDSATILGLLQHQSAPVTYQQGVRLARRMRAAKYVECSALLRDGVAEVFEEAARAVLRAGHAKRARACVLT, encoded by the coding sequence ATGGTGACCATCAAGGTGATGCTGCTGGGCAGTGAGCTGGTGGGGAAGACCTCCCTCATCGTCTGCCTGACCACCCGCATCTTCCCTCGGGACAGCCTGCCCACCGTCTTCGACACCTTCAGCACCCAGATAACGGTGAACGAGCGGACGGTGGTGCTCAACGTGTGGGACACGGCGCCGCAGGAGGAGCACCGCCTCTCCGTCCGCCAGTTCTACTACCCGCTCACCGACGTCTTCATCATCTGCTTCTCCATCGGCGACCCCGCCTCCTTCGAGCGGGTGTGGAGCGACTGGTACTCCGAGGTCCACCGGCTCCGGCCCAACGCGCCCGTCCTCCTGGTGGGCACCAAGAAGGACCTGAGGCACGACTCGGCCACCATCCTCGGCCTGCTGCAGCACCAGTCGGCCCCCGTCACCTACCAGCAGGGCGTGCGGCTGGCGCGGCGCATGAGGGCCGCCAAGTACGTGGAGTGCTCGGCGCTGCTGCGCGACGGCGTGGCCGAGGTGTTCGAGGAGGCCGCCCGGGCCGTGCTGCGCGCCGGCCACGCCAAGCGCGCCAGGGCCTGCGTGCTGACGtga